A window of Marinobacter salarius contains these coding sequences:
- the ruvA gene encoding Holliday junction branch migration protein RuvA: MIGRIRGILIEKSPAQALVECAGLGYEVDIPYTTFFNLPETGNELVLHTHFVVREDAQSLYGFSSRLDRDLFRLLIKVNGVGPKLAAGILSGLDANQFIRCVEARDANALVKLPGVGKKTAERLLIEMTDRIGQLEGQFIPASPNATVTSDSADASVAAGHDPRDEAEAALIALGYKPQEASKAISKVAEEGMSSQELIRLALRAMIPAS, encoded by the coding sequence CCGAGGCATCCTGATTGAAAAATCCCCCGCGCAGGCATTGGTGGAATGCGCTGGCCTGGGGTATGAAGTTGATATTCCCTACACCACCTTCTTTAACCTTCCTGAAACTGGCAACGAGCTGGTTCTCCACACCCACTTTGTTGTCCGTGAGGACGCCCAGAGCCTCTACGGCTTCTCTTCACGGCTGGACCGGGACCTGTTCCGTTTGCTGATCAAGGTCAATGGGGTTGGTCCCAAACTTGCTGCGGGGATTCTGTCAGGGTTGGATGCGAATCAGTTTATCCGCTGCGTTGAAGCTCGCGATGCCAATGCCCTCGTCAAGCTTCCTGGTGTTGGCAAGAAAACCGCCGAACGCCTGCTTATTGAAATGACAGATCGTATAGGGCAACTTGAAGGGCAGTTTATACCAGCGTCGCCAAATGCGACGGTTACCTCCGACTCAGCCGACGCGAGCGTTGCTGCAGGTCATGACCCCAGGGACGAGGCGGAAGCCGCCCTGATTGCCCTGGGTTACAAGCCACAGGAGGCGTCGAAGGCCATCAGCAAGGTTGCGGAGGAGGGCATGTCGAGCCAGGAGTTGATTCGGTTGGCGCTACGGGCAATGATTCCTGCCAGTTGA
- the ruvB gene encoding Holliday junction branch migration DNA helicase RuvB, with amino-acid sequence MIESDRLITAQAGQYEEVQDRAIRPGVLADYVGQPAVREQMEIFISAARGRQEALDHVLIFGPPGLGKTTLANIIANEMGVSIKTTSGPVLEKAGDLAAMLTNLEEGDVLFIDEIHRLSAAVEEVLYPAMEDYQLDIMIGEGPAARSIKLDLPPFTLVGATTRAGLLTSPLRDRFGIVQRLEFYNTKDLTDIILRSARLSSVSIDNGGAYEIARRSRGTPRIANRLLRRVRDFAEVKADGSISESIADQALNMLKVDAQGFDHMDRRLLLAMIEKFDGGPVGVESLAAAISEERGTIEDVLEPFLIQQGFMVRTPRGRMVTSNAYQHFGVVPSGPEREDLFD; translated from the coding sequence ATGATTGAATCGGATCGCCTGATTACAGCCCAGGCCGGACAATACGAGGAAGTGCAGGATCGAGCGATCCGTCCCGGTGTGCTTGCGGACTATGTTGGTCAGCCGGCTGTGCGGGAGCAGATGGAAATCTTCATTTCCGCCGCGCGAGGTCGCCAGGAGGCATTGGATCATGTGCTGATCTTTGGTCCGCCGGGGCTGGGCAAGACCACGCTCGCCAACATCATTGCCAATGAAATGGGTGTGTCCATTAAGACCACATCCGGCCCGGTGTTGGAAAAAGCCGGTGATCTGGCCGCCATGCTGACCAACCTCGAAGAGGGTGATGTCCTCTTCATTGATGAAATTCATCGTCTCAGCGCCGCCGTGGAAGAAGTGCTCTACCCGGCGATGGAAGACTACCAACTGGATATCATGATTGGAGAGGGCCCGGCGGCCCGCTCCATCAAACTGGACCTGCCCCCCTTTACCCTGGTGGGTGCGACGACACGCGCCGGGCTTCTGACGTCGCCGCTGCGGGATCGTTTCGGCATCGTCCAGCGCCTTGAGTTCTATAACACCAAGGATCTGACGGATATTATTCTCCGTTCCGCGCGATTGTCATCGGTCTCTATCGACAACGGCGGTGCTTACGAAATTGCCCGTCGTTCCCGGGGAACACCCCGTATTGCCAACCGCCTGCTACGCAGAGTGCGTGACTTTGCTGAGGTAAAAGCGGATGGCAGCATTAGTGAGTCCATTGCGGACCAGGCACTGAACATGCTGAAAGTGGACGCCCAGGGGTTTGATCACATGGACCGGCGCCTGCTTTTGGCGATGATTGAAAAGTTTGATGGTGGCCCGGTCGGTGTCGAAAGTCTGGCAGCGGCGATCAGTGAAGAACGAGGCACTATCGAAGACGTTCTTGAGCCGTTCCTGATCCAGCAGGGCTTCATGGTGCGAACGCCCCGTGGGCGAATGGTGACGTCGAATGCCTACCAGCATTTCGGCGTCGTGCCATCTGGCCCGGAGCGGGAGGACCTTTTTGACTGA
- the ybgC gene encoding tol-pal system-associated acyl-CoA thioesterase codes for MTERYDSSVGLSVRVYIEDTDAGGIVYHAKYLHYMERARTEWVRHKGVGLRAGLADNISYVVQRLAIHYGAPARLDDELRVTAEPVAFGRVWMDFRQQVVRSSDDKILASADVRVACIALDSGRPRRLPVNMLELLESSLKTNSQVE; via the coding sequence TTGACTGAGCGCTATGATTCGTCGGTCGGTTTGTCGGTTCGTGTGTACATCGAGGATACCGACGCCGGCGGTATCGTATACCATGCGAAGTACCTGCATTATATGGAGCGTGCCCGCACGGAGTGGGTTCGTCATAAGGGTGTCGGGCTTCGCGCCGGCCTCGCGGACAACATCAGTTACGTTGTCCAGCGCCTGGCGATCCACTACGGTGCCCCGGCCAGGCTCGACGATGAGTTGCGAGTGACCGCGGAGCCAGTGGCGTTCGGCCGTGTATGGATGGATTTTCGTCAGCAGGTCGTGCGTAGCTCCGATGACAAGATACTGGCATCGGCGGATGTGCGTGTGGCCTGTATTGCACTGGATTCCGGCCGGCCAAGACGCCTTCCGGTAAACATGCTGGAGTTGCTGGAAAGTAGCCTGAAAACCAATTCACAAGTGGAATAA
- the tolQ gene encoding protein TolQ: protein MESEVSVWYLIANAGVLVQLVMLLLALASIISWALIFQRLKVFRKAKQAQYAFEERFWSGMDLGQLYREVNSNPTPFSGMESLFRAGFKEFSRLRQQSRDADAVMEGTQRAMRVAFSREQERLEMHLPFLATVGSTSPYVGLFGTVWGIMNSFRGLAQVQQATLATVAPGISEALIATAMGLFAAIPAVIAYNRFSAISDALLKNYETFADEFSSILHRRVHNSEQSAA, encoded by the coding sequence GTGGAGTCAGAAGTTTCTGTTTGGTATCTCATCGCCAACGCCGGCGTGCTGGTTCAGCTGGTCATGCTGTTGCTTGCCCTGGCGTCCATTATCTCCTGGGCACTGATCTTCCAGCGCCTGAAGGTGTTCCGCAAGGCCAAGCAGGCCCAGTATGCGTTCGAGGAACGGTTCTGGTCCGGAATGGACCTGGGTCAGCTATACCGGGAAGTGAACAGTAATCCGACGCCGTTCTCCGGCATGGAGTCGTTGTTCCGGGCCGGTTTCAAGGAATTTTCCCGTCTGCGCCAGCAAAGCCGTGATGCCGATGCCGTTATGGAAGGTACCCAGCGTGCGATGCGAGTGGCGTTTTCCCGGGAGCAGGAGCGGCTGGAGATGCATTTACCGTTTCTTGCAACCGTGGGTTCTACCAGCCCCTATGTCGGTCTCTTTGGTACGGTCTGGGGCATCATGAACTCGTTTCGGGGGCTGGCTCAGGTTCAGCAAGCGACCCTCGCCACGGTGGCCCCTGGTATTTCCGAGGCTTTGATAGCAACGGCGATGGGCCTGTTTGCGGCCATACCCGCGGTGATTGCCTACAACCGATTCTCCGCTATTTCCGACGCTCTGCTGAAGAACTATGAAACCTTTGCCGATGAGTTTTCGAGCATCCTCCATCGCCGTGTGCATAACAGCGAGCAGTCAGCCGCATGA